One window from the genome of Engraulis encrasicolus isolate BLACKSEA-1 chromosome 16, IST_EnEncr_1.0, whole genome shotgun sequence encodes:
- the lamc1 gene encoding laminin subunit gamma-1, whose protein sequence is MRFPWCVVVLTFWAACSHCAMDECEDEYGRPQRCMPEFVNAAFNVTVVATNTCGSPPEEYCVQTGVTGVTKSCHICDARNPREHHSAVYLTDYNNQMDTTWWQSQTMLAGIQYPNSINLTLHLGKAFDITYVRLKFHTSRPESFAIYKRTREDGPWVPYQYYSGSCQKTYSKLNRGFIRTGEDEQQALCTDEFSDISPLTGGNVAFSTLEGRPSAYNFDNSPTLQEWVTATDIRVTLNRLNTFGDEVFNDPKVLKSYYYAISDFAVGGRCKCNGHASECAKNEYSKMVCNCKHNTEGDDCSVCKPFYNDRPWRRGTADNANECLPCDCNGKSSECYFDSELYRATGHGGHCRNCADNFDGPNCERCLDNYYREPTGSRCLPCGCNSVGSLSTQCDSTGRCSCKPGVMGDKCDRCQPGFHTLTEAGCRPCSCNPSGSTQECDVQTGRCQCKDNVEGFSCDRCKLGYFNLDPQNPQGCTPCFCFQHSSVCDTAEGYSIHTVTSTFDNDDDQWTGQRRDATSAEVQWSPSSQDISLISDDYFPIYFVAPERFLGNQLLSFGQNLTFTFRSDRQDARLSAEDVVLEGAGLRVTVPLIAQGNAYPEENVKTYVFRLHDTTDYPWRPVLGPGDFQKLLHNLTGIKIRGTYSERSAGYLDNVSLMTARRGPGTPARWVEKCTCPQGYVGQHCEQCAVGYRRANPELGLFSPCEHCNCNGHSDTCDPVTGLCDCQHNTAGVSCERCKDGYYGDSTLGTSTDCQRCPCPGGATCAVVPKTREVVCTNCPTGTTGKRCELCDDGYFGDPLGEDTKTKRPCRACTCSDNIDPNAVGNCNRETGECLKCIYNTAGFFCDRCKEGFYGNALATNPNEKCKACSCSPYGTVDQETSCLQVTGQCQCLPHVTNRDCSACEPGFFNLQSGKGCDRCNCSPIGSTSGQCDILSGQCECQPGVTGQQCDRCEVNFFGFGSSGCKPCDCDPEGSQSAQCKEDGRCECRPGFVGARCDMCEENYFYNRSTPGCQQCPNCYGLVRDKVNQQRQKLHDLQTLIDNLGTSSETVSDKAFEARLKEAEKAIMDLLEEAQSSKDVDEGLLERLNNINNTLTTQWNRLQNIRNTVDNTGTQAEKAHRRVQDAESLIDRARQELDKAKDAIGKVDIKPLTTTGGPNNMTLLAEEARNLADKHKSDADMIEKIAKDANDTSTKAYNLLKKTLDGEGKTSDDINELNKKYTEAKDLAKNLEKQANKVLGEAEEASDKANKILANLTSIPPFDTKTLEDEASKIKKEASDLDKLIDKTEKEYNDLRDDLKHKESEVRKLLDKGKTEQQTADQLLARADAAKALAEEAANKGKTTYQEAQDILANLRDFDKRVNDNKTAAEEAMKRIPEINKIIIAANNKTKDAESALGNAASDAKDAKKTAEEAEKIASAVQKGSAKTKADAEKAFEDTMKLDGEVNDMLKELSKAEEELAKKKAEADNDMMMASMASDNAKEAEVNARKAKSAVKMVLSTINDLLKQLGNIDKVDLSKLEQIDGSLKQAKDKMNSSELDKKLKDLDDIAKTQEAMIGDYDRQITEIRADIANLNDIKNTLPEGCFNTPSLEQP, encoded by the exons GTAAGGCCTTTGACATCACCTACGTGCGCCTGAAGTTCCACACCAGCCGCCCGGAGAGCTTTGCCATCTACAAGAGGACCAGGGAGGACGGGCCATGGGTGCCTTACCAATACTACAGCGGCTCCTGCCAGAAGACCTACAGCAAGCTCAACCGCGGCTTCATCCGCACCGGCGAGGACGAGCAGCAGGCGCTGTGCACAGACGAGTTCAGCGACATCTCTCCTCTCACCGGCGGCAACGTGGCCTTCTCCACACTGGAGGGGCGTCCCAGCGCATACAACTTCGATAACAGCCCCACTCTGCAG GAATGGGTGACTGCCACAGACATCCGGGTGACCCTGAACAGACTGAACACGTTTGGAGACGAGGTGTTCAACGACCCCAAGGTCCTCAAGTCCTACTACTACGCCATCTCGGACTTTGCTGTGGGTGGAAG GTGCAAGTGCAACGGCCACGCCAGCGAGTGTGCGAAGAACGAGTACAGCAAAATGGTCTGCAACTGCAAGCACAACACGGAGGGCGACGACTGCAGCGTGTGCAAGCCGTTCTACAACGACCGGCCCTGGAGGAGAGGAACCGCCGACAACGCCAACGAGTGCTTGC CCTGCGACTGCAATGGCAAGAGTTCCGAGTGCTACTTTGACTCTGAGCTGTACCGGGCCACGGGCCACGGAGGCCACTGCCGCAACTGTGCGGACAACTTCGACGGGCCAAACTGCGAGCGTTGCCTGGACAACTACTACCGGGAGCCGACCGGCAGCCGCTGCTTGCCATGTGGCTGCAACTCAGTCG GTTCTCTGAGCACCCAGTGTGACTCAACCGGGCGCTGCAGCTGCAAGCCTGGCGTGATGGGGGACAAGTGTGACCGCTGCCAGCCGGGATTCCATACCCTGACCGAGGCAGGCTGCAG ACCCTGCTCCTGTAACCCCTCCGGAAGCACACAAGAGTGTGATGTGCAGACAGGACGCTGCCAGTGCAAGGACAACGTGGAGGGCTTCAGCTGTGACAG GTGTAAGCTGGGCTACTTCAACCTGGACCCCCAGAACCCCCAGGGCTGCACGCCCTGCTTCTGCTTCCAGCACTCGTCTGTGTGCGACACGGCCGAAGGCTACAGCATCCACACAGTCACCTCTACGTTTGACAACG ATGATGACCAGTGGACAGGTCAGCGTAGGGACGCCACATCTGCTGAGGTCCAGTGGTCCCCCAGCTCCCAAGACATCTCGCTCATCTCCGATGACTACTTCCCCATCTACTTTGTTGCTCCAG AGAGATTCTTGGGCAATCAGCTGCTGAGCTTTGGCCAGAACCTGACGTTCACCTTCCGCTCGGACCGGCAGGACGCGCGTCTCTCAGCAGAAGATGTGGTGCTGGAGGGAGCCGGACTTCGCGTCACCGTGCCTCTTATTGCCCAAGGCAACGCCTATCCTGAAGAGAACGTGAAGACCTATGTGTTCAG GCTGCATGACACCACAGACTACCCCTGGAGGCCTGTCCTTGGCCCCGGAGACTTCCAGAAGCTTCTCCACAACCTGACCGGCATCAAGATCCGCGGCACCTACAGCGAGAGAA GTGCTGGGTACCTGGACAACGTTTCCCTGATGACTGCCCGTAGAGGACCCGGCACCCCTGCCCGCTGGGTTGAGAAGTGCACGTGCCCACAAGGCTACGTTGGCCAGCACTGTGAGCAGTGCGCCGTGGGATACCGTAGAGCCAACCCTGAGCTCGGCCTCTTCAGCCCCTGTGAGCACTGCAACTGCAACGGCCACAGTGACACATGCGACCCTGTGACAG gacTGTGTGACTGCCAACACAACACCGCTGGTGTGAGCTGTGAGAGGTGCAAAGATGGTTACTATGGCGACTCCACCCTGGGCACCTCCACCGATTGCCAGCGGTGCCCATGCCCAGGAGGGGCTACCTGCGCCGTCGTTCCCAAGACACGGGAGGTGGTGTGCACCAACTGCCCCACTGGTACCACAG GCAAGCGCTGTGAGCTATGCGACGATGGCTATTTTGGCGACCCCCTGGGCGAGGACACCAAGACCAAGAGGCCGTGCCGCGCCTGCACCTGCAGCGACAACATCGACCCCAACGCTGTGGGCAACTGCAACCGCGAGACGGGCGAGTGCTTGAAGTGCATCTACAACACCGCCGGCTTCTTCTGTGATCGCTGCAAAGAGGGCTTCTACGGTAACGCCTTGGCCACCAACCCAAATGAGAAGTGCAAAG CCTGCTCCTGCTCTCCGTACGGCACTGTGGATCAGGAGACCTCCTGCCTGCAGGTGACCGGCCAGTGCCAGTGCCTGCCCCACGTCACCAACCGAGACTGCAGCGCCTGTGAGCCTGGCTTCTTCAACCTGCAGAGCGGCAAGGGCTGCGACAG GTGTAACTGCAGTCCCATTGGCTCCACCAGCGGTCAGTGTGACATCTTGTCTGGCCAGTGCGAGTGCCAGCCAGGGGTCACAGGTCAGCAGTGTGACCGCTGTGAGGTCAACTTCTTCGGCTTTGGCTCCTCCGGCTGCAAAC CTTGTGACTGCGACCCAGAGGGCTCCCAGTCAGCACAGTGCAAGGAGGACGGGCGGTGCGAGTGCCGCCCTGGCTTTGTGGGTGCCCGCTGTGACATGTGCGAGGAGAACTACTTCTACAACCGCTCCACTCCTGGCTGTCAGCAGTGTCCCAACTGCTATGGCCTGGTTAGGGATAAG GTTAACCAGCAGAGACAGAAGCTTCACGACCTTCAGACGTTGATTGATAACCTTGGCACAAGCTCAGAAACGGTGAGCGATAAGGCGTTCGAGGCACGTCTGAAGGAAGCAGAGAAGGCCATCATGGATCTGCTGGAGGAAGCCCAGAGCAGCAAGG ATGTGGATGAAGGTCTATTGGAACGTctgaacaacatcaacaacacccTGACCACCCAGTGGAACCGACTGCAGAACATCCGCAACACGGTGGACAACACGGGAACGCAGGCGGAGAAGGCCCACAGGCGGGTACAGGACGCGGAGAGCCTGATTGACAGAGCACGTCAGGAGCTGGACAAGGCCAAGGACGCCATCGGCAAAGTT GACATCAAACCACTCACGACCACAGGAGGGCCAAACAACATGACCCTACTGGCTGAGGAGGCCCGCAACCTGGCTGACAA GCATAAATCAGATGCAGATATGATTGAGAAGATTGCCAAAGATGCCAATGACACTTCAACGAAGGCATACAACCTCCTGAAGAAGACTTTGGATGGCGAGGGCAAGACCAGCGATGACATCAATGAACTCAACAAGAA ATACACTGAGGCTAAGGACCTGGCTAAGAACCTGGAGAAGCAGGCCAACAAGGTGCTGGGAGAGGCAGAAGAGGCGAGCGACAAAGCCAACAAGATCCTGGCCAACCTGACAAGCATACCGCCTTTCGACACCAAAACACTAGAG GACGAGGCCAGCAAGATCAAGAAGGAAGCATCGGACCtggataaactcattgacaagaCGGAGAAGGAGTACAACGACCTGAGGGACGATCTCAAGCACAAAGAGTCTGAAGTCCGTAAACTGCTGGACAAGGGCAAGACTGAGCAACAG ACGGCAGATCAGTTGCTGGCTCGTGCCGACGCTGCAAAGGCCCTTGCTGAGGAGGCTGCCAACAAAGGAAAGACCACGTACCAAGAGGCTCAGGACATCCTGGCCAACCTCAGAG ATTTCGATAAGAGGGTTAACGATAACAAGACTGCAGCAGAGGAGGCCATGAAACGCATCCCGGAGATCAACAAAATCATCATCGCAGCCAACAACAAGACCAAGGACGCGGAGTCTGCACTGGGCAATGCAGCATCGGATGCCAAGGACGCCAAGAAGACAGCCGAGGAAGCCGAGAAGATTGCCAGTGCTGTGCAGAAG GGCTCCGCAAAGACCAAGGCAGACGCAGAGAAGGCATTTGAGGACACCATGAAGCTGGATGGGGAAGTTAACGACATGTTGAAGGAGCTGTCTAAAGCTGAGGAGGAGCTGGCCAAGAAGAAGGCAGAGGCCGATAATGACATGATGATGGCTTCTATG GCATCGGACAACGCTAAAGAAGCTGAGGTCAATGCCAGGAAAGCCAAGAGTGCCGTCAAAATGGTCCTCAGCACTATCAACGACTTACTCAAGCAGCTAG GCAACATCGACAAGGTGGACCTGAGCAAGCTGGAGCAGATCGACGGCTCCCTGAAGCAGGCCAAGGACAAGATGAACAGCAGTGAGCTGGACAAGAAGCTGAAGGACCTGGACGACATCGCCAAGACCCAGGAGGCCATGATCGGCGACTACGACCGGCAGATTACTGAAATCCGCGCGGATATCGCCAACCTTAACGACATCAAGAACACGCTACCTGAGGGCTGCTTTAACACCCCATCACTGGAGCAGCCttaa